In Methanosphaera sp. ISO3-F5, a genomic segment contains:
- a CDS encoding glycosyltransferase family 2 protein, with translation MYKISVILPVYNVEKTINSAFDSLLNQTIGFSNLEIIFVDDCSTDNSANIIKNLMKKYSNIKYYKLDENSGVGGKPRNLGITYATSKYVMFLDPDDTYYEDACELLYVNMISNNVDMVSGNFTIKKNNTRIKAENFENYMNIHYGTYKIQNIRENTSLLKLSPAVWTKIFKRSFLINNKIEFLEYVPAEDLYFVYKALINANGIMYIDENIVYYDTRTDENESMSVTSIRNNKMLIGYIYAYRKLFHLLNNFDNKLGWIASMHLYFGSIQFVHSTLSKSDKLEFLSNARNLYKVFMNNGKLKPFKNYENLFKLILNNKLINAINVSEQMKYYLDENKKLETDLIYYLLINKKEKKTKLDNVMKKYELLRKNNYDIILVEIDINSKINRKNIQINYSDLEISNKQLNLKNKRISISDNSYINSSKNTANNLINKLWKNKILKDESDLVSYIINRENIETNRDYGIINEYNDNITNSFNLNSYEITLPKYDKSNNFFKQWKESHKNYYWNKINDESKIILLNETENKKNNLLKELNKLENNQYKSNYTVLNKLKTNKHNTHKIFTDIDERYAHKKTTLEYYKLKSKIKKKLLLFLPYLYIIYKHENILTNFKLYSLLQDNNWFNTGYYLNKNSDISRNKWCKLFTPETHYVCHGHNEKRKPNPNYDINLTKKEIIKQLEIK, from the coding sequence ATGTATAAGATTTCAGTAATTTTACCAGTATATAATGTTGAAAAAACTATTAATTCAGCATTTGATTCCTTGTTAAATCAAACAATAGGTTTTTCAAATCTTGAAATAATATTTGTTGATGATTGTTCAACAGATAATAGTGCTAATATTATAAAAAATTTAATGAAAAAATATTCAAACATTAAATATTACAAACTAGATGAAAATAGTGGAGTTGGAGGAAAACCACGTAACCTAGGAATAACATATGCAACATCTAAATATGTCATGTTTTTAGATCCTGATGACACGTATTACGAAGATGCATGTGAATTATTATATGTGAATATGATTAGTAATAATGTGGATATGGTTTCAGGTAATTTTACTATTAAAAAAAATAATACACGAATAAAAGCCGAAAACTTTGAAAATTATATGAATATACATTATGGAACTTATAAAATTCAAAATATTAGAGAAAATACAAGTTTATTAAAATTATCACCTGCGGTTTGGACAAAAATATTTAAGAGATCATTTTTAATTAATAATAAAATAGAATTTTTAGAATATGTGCCAGCTGAAGATTTATATTTTGTTTATAAAGCATTAATAAATGCTAATGGGATAATGTACATTGATGAAAACATAGTATATTATGATACTCGAACAGATGAAAATGAATCCATGTCTGTAACATCAATCCGTAATAATAAAATGTTAATCGGTTATATTTATGCATATAGGAAATTATTCCATTTATTAAACAATTTTGATAATAAGTTAGGTTGGATTGCTTCAATGCATTTATATTTCGGATCTATTCAATTTGTACATAGTACTCTATCCAAATCAGATAAATTAGAATTTCTATCAAATGCCCGAAATTTATATAAAGTATTTATGAATAATGGAAAATTAAAACCATTTAAAAATTATGAGAATTTATTTAAATTAATTTTAAATAACAAACTAATTAACGCTATAAATGTTTCAGAACAAATGAAATATTACTTAGATGAAAATAAAAAGTTAGAAACTGATTTAATATATTATTTATTAATTAATAAAAAAGAGAAAAAAACAAAGTTAGACAATGTCATGAAAAAATATGAATTGTTAAGAAAAAATAATTATGACATTATTTTAGTTGAAATTGATATTAACTCTAAAATTAATAGAAAAAATATCCAAATAAATTATTCTGATCTTGAAATTTCTAATAAACAACTTAATCTAAAAAATAAAAGAATTAGTATTTCAGATAATTCATATATTAACTCTTCTAAAAATACTGCAAATAATCTAATTAATAAACTGTGGAAAAATAAAATATTAAAAGATGAATCTGATCTAGTGTCTTATATAATAAACAGAGAAAATATTGAAACAAACAGAGATTATGGAATAATCAATGAATATAATGACAACATCACTAATTCATTTAATCTAAATTCATATGAAATAACTTTACCAAAGTATGATAAGTCCAATAATTTTTTTAAACAATGGAAAGAATCTCATAAAAATTATTATTGGAATAAGATAAATGATGAATCAAAAATAATTTTATTAAATGAAACAGAAAATAAAAAAAATAATTTACTAAAAGAACTAAATAAATTAGAAAATAATCAATATAAATCCAATTATACGGTTTTAAATAAACTTAAAACGAATAAACATAACACACATAAAATTTTCACGGATATTGATGAAAGATATGCTCATAAAAAAACAACATTAGAATATTATAAATTAAAAAGCAAAATTAAAAAGAAATTACTTTTGTTTTTACCTTACTTATACATTATTTATAAACATGAAAATATACTAACAAATTTTAAATTATACTCATTATTACAGGATAATAATTGGTTCAATACAGGATATTACTTAAATAAAAATTCAGACATTTCCAGAAATAAATGGTGTAAACTATTTACTCCCGAAACACATTATGTATGCCATGGACATAACGAAAAAAGAAAACCTAATCCTAATTATGATATTAATTTAACAAAAAAAGAAATTATTAAACAATTGGAAATAAAGTGA